In one Pseudomonadota bacterium genomic region, the following are encoded:
- a CDS encoding (2Fe-2S)-binding protein → MKVSFKVNGKSETVEVSADTPLLWVLRDTLGYTGTKFGCGKALCGACTVHLNGSAVRSCQVQIGSISGANVTTIEGLGGNHKVQRAWEALDVPQCGYCQPGQIMSASALLSANKNPSDEDIDAAMSGNICRCGTYPRIRAAIKAAAKMS, encoded by the coding sequence ATGAAAGTCAGCTTCAAAGTAAATGGTAAAAGCGAGACTGTTGAAGTCTCTGCGGATACACCATTACTGTGGGTACTTCGCGACACGCTCGGTTACACGGGCACGAAATTCGGTTGTGGAAAAGCTCTATGTGGTGCGTGTACGGTTCATCTAAATGGAAGTGCAGTACGTTCCTGTCAAGTACAGATAGGTTCGATTTCTGGTGCAAACGTGACGACCATCGAAGGTCTGGGTGGAAATCATAAAGTGCAGCGTGCATGGGAAGCCTTAGATGTTCCTCAGTGTGGATATTGTCAGCCTGGGCAAATTATGTCCGCTTCAGCGCTACTGTCTGCGAATAAAAATCCTTCAGATGAGGATATTGATGCGGCGATGTCGGGCAATATTTGCCGATGTGGTACTTATCCTCGAATCCGCGCTGCTATTAAAGCCGCGGCGAAGATGTCTTAA
- a CDS encoding acyl-CoA dehydrogenase family protein, with amino-acid sequence MDFEFSSKVKGLQVQLNGFMDEHIYPNESAFHAEVEANRKAGDAWVPTKLVEALKLKARKKGLWNLWRPKAHGGEFTNVEYAPMCEIMGRITWASEVFNCSAPDTGNMETLLRYGTPELQQKWAEPLIEGKIRSAFLMTEPEVASSDATNIECLIKRDGDDYVINGRKWWSSGLGDPRCEVLIVMGKTDPDGADRHKQQSMIVVPTSTPGIKVERALTVFGYDDAPHGHMEVLLQNVRVPASNILLGEGRGFEIAQGRLGPGRIHHCMRIIGQAERALEFMIRRLKSRVAFGKPVAEQSVWHERIAESRMMIDQARLLTLKAAHMMDTVGNKEAKKEIAMIKVIAPNMAQKIIDWAIQAHGGGGVCQEFPLAWMWAHNRSMRLADGPDEVHRAQVARLELKKYM; translated from the coding sequence GTGGATTTTGAGTTTTCATCAAAAGTTAAGGGACTTCAAGTTCAACTCAATGGATTTATGGATGAGCACATCTATCCGAATGAAAGTGCCTTTCACGCCGAGGTTGAGGCTAATCGCAAGGCGGGAGATGCTTGGGTGCCGACTAAATTGGTTGAGGCATTAAAGCTGAAAGCTCGTAAAAAAGGCCTATGGAACTTGTGGAGGCCTAAGGCGCATGGAGGGGAATTTACCAATGTTGAGTATGCCCCGATGTGCGAGATTATGGGGCGAATTACTTGGGCTTCCGAGGTGTTTAACTGTTCAGCTCCTGATACTGGAAATATGGAGACATTACTCCGATATGGAACGCCCGAATTACAGCAAAAATGGGCCGAGCCGTTAATTGAAGGAAAAATTAGGTCAGCATTTTTGATGACCGAACCGGAGGTTGCCTCCTCCGACGCAACGAATATTGAGTGCCTTATAAAGCGTGATGGCGACGATTATGTGATTAATGGTCGTAAGTGGTGGTCTTCGGGCTTAGGTGATCCAAGATGTGAGGTGTTAATCGTGATGGGGAAGACTGACCCTGATGGGGCTGACCGGCATAAGCAGCAGTCGATGATCGTGGTTCCAACTTCGACGCCAGGTATTAAGGTTGAGAGGGCTTTGACTGTATTTGGCTATGACGATGCGCCGCATGGGCACATGGAAGTGTTATTGCAAAATGTTCGAGTGCCAGCCTCAAATATTCTTTTGGGAGAGGGGCGGGGATTTGAAATTGCGCAAGGTCGTTTGGGACCCGGGCGAATTCATCATTGCATGAGAATTATTGGTCAAGCCGAACGGGCGTTAGAATTCATGATTCGTCGCCTTAAGTCCCGAGTGGCGTTTGGGAAACCTGTGGCTGAACAGTCAGTTTGGCATGAGCGTATTGCTGAGTCTCGCATGATGATTGATCAAGCTCGGCTATTAACTCTGAAAGCTGCGCATATGATGGATACTGTTGGAAATAAGGAGGCCAAAAAAGAAATAGCGATGATCAAAGTGATCGCGCCTAATATGGCTCAAAAAATTATTGATTGGGCGATTCAAGCGCATGGTGGGGGTGGGGTTTGTCAGGAGTTTCCCCTTGCTTGGATGTGGGCTCACAACCGTTCGATGCGACTGGCTGATGGACCAGATGAGGTGCATCGAGCTCAGGTAGCCAGACTCGAGTTAAAAAAATATATGTGA